In Homo sapiens chromosome 11, GRCh38.p14 Primary Assembly, one DNA window encodes the following:
- the KBTBD4 gene encoding kelch repeat and BTB domain-containing protein 4 isoform c (isoform c is encoded by transcript variant 4), giving the protein MGLPVPRPGGGWTQVLGRSHRESFERAGKCGGSSSEESKYSWQREKLASMESPEEPGASMDENYFVNYTFKDRSHSGRVAQGIMKLCLEEELFADVTISVEGREFQLHRLVLSAQSCFFRSMFTSNLKEAHNRVIVLQDVSESVFQLLVDYIYHGTVKLRAEELQEIYEVSDMYQLTSLFEECSRFLARTVQVGNCLQVMWLADRHSDPELYTAAKHCAKTHLAQLQNTEEFLHLPHRLLTDIISDGVPCSQNPTEAIEAWINFNKEEREAFAESLRTSLKEIGENVHIYLIGKESSRTHSLAVSLHCAEDDSISVSGQNSLCHQITAACKHGGDLYVVGGSIPRRMWKCNNATVDWEWCAPLPRDRLQHTLVSVPGKDAIYSLGGKTLQDTLSNAVIYYRVGDNVWTETTQLEVAVSGAAGANLNGIIYLLGGEENDLDFFTKPSRLIQCFDTETDKCHVKPYVLPFAGRMHAAVHKDLVFIVAEGDSLVCYNPLLDSFTRLCLPEAWSSAPSLWKIASCNGSIYVFRDRYKKGDANTYKLDPATSAVTVTRGIKVLLTNLQFVLA; this is encoded by the exons ATGGGCCTCCCAGTGCCCCGGCCTGGGGGCGGATGGACTCAAGTTCTGGGACGCAGCCATAGGGAGTCTTTCGAGCGAGCGGGGAAGTGTGGGGGAAGCAGCTCAGAAGAGAGCAAAT ACAGCTGGCAGAGAGAGAAGTTGGCTAGCATGGAATCACCAGAGGAGCCTGGAGCATCCATGGATGAGAACTACTTTGTGAACTACACTTTCAAAGATCGGTCACATTCAGGCCGTGTGGCTCAAGGCATCATGAAACTGTGTCTAGAGGAGGAGCTCTTTGCTGATGTCACCATTTCGGTGGAAGGCCGGGAGTTTCAGCTCCATCGGCTGGTCCTCTCAGCTCAGAGCTGCTTCTTCCGATCCATGTTCACTTCCAACCTGAAGGAGGCCCACAACCGGGTGATTGTGCTGCAGGATGTCAGCGAGTCTGTTTTCCAGCTCCTGGTTGATTATATCTACCATGGGACTGTGAAACTTCGAGCTGAGGAGTTGCAGGAAATTTATGAGGTGTCAGACATGTATCAGCTGACATCTCTCTTTGAGGAATGCTCTCGGTTTTTGGCCCGCACAGTGCAAGTGGGAAACTGCCTTCAGGTGATGTGGCTGGCAGATCGGCACAGTGATCCTGAGCTCTATACGGCTGCCAAGCACTGTGCCAAGACCCACCTGGCCCAGCTGCAGAATACAGAGGAATTTCTCCACTTGCCCCACCGCTTACTCACAGATATCATCTCGG ATGGAGTTCCGTGTTCTCAGAACCCAACAGAGGCAATAGAAGCCTGGATCAACTTtaataaagaggaaagagaggctTTTGCAGAGTCACTCAGGACAAGCTTGAAG GAAATTGGGGAGAATGTGCACATTTACCTGATTGGGAAAGAGTCATCTCGTACCCACTCGTTGGCTGTGTCCTTGCACTGTGCAGAAGATGACTCCATCAGTGTAAGTGGCCAAAACAGTTTGTGCCACCAGATCACTGCGGCCTGCAAGCATGGTGGAGACTTGTATGTGGTGGGAGGGTCCATCCCACGGCGCATGTGGAAGTGCAACAATGCCACCGTTGACTGGGAGTGGTGTGCTCCTTTGCCTCGGGACCGGCTCCAGCACACCCTGGTGTCTGTGCCCGGGAAAGATGCCATATATTCACTGGGTGGCAAGACACTGCAAGATACCCTCTCCAACGCAGTCATTTATTATCGCGTAGGTGATAATGTGTGGACAGAGACAACTCAGCTAGAGGTGGCTGTGTCAGGGGCTGCTGGTGCCAACCTCAACGGGATCATCTACTTACTAGGGGGGGAGGAGAATGATCTGGACTTCTTTACCAAACCTTCCCGACTCATCCAGTGCtttgacacagagacagacaaatGCCATGTGAAGCCCTATGTGCTGCCCTTTGCAGGCCGCATGCACGCAGCTGTGCATAAAGATCTGGTGTTCATCGTGGCTGAAGGGGACTCCCTGGTGTGCTACAATCCCTTGCTAGACAGCTTCACCCGGCTTTGCCTTCCTGAGGCCTGGAGCTCTGCCCCATCCCTCTGGAAGATTGCCAGCTGTAACGGGAGCATCTATGTCTTCCGGGACCGATATAAAAAGGGGGATGCCAACACCTACAAGCTTGACCCTGCCACTTCAGCCGTAACTGTCACAAGAGGTATTAAGGTGCTGCTTACCAATTTGCAGTTTGTGTTGGCCTAa
- the KBTBD4 gene encoding kelch repeat and BTB domain-containing protein 4 isoform b (isoform b is encoded by transcript variant 2), whose product MESPEEPGASMDENYFVNYTFKDRSHSGRVAQGIMKLCLEEELFADVTISVEGREFQLHRLVLSAQSCFFRSMFTSNLKEAHNRVIVLQDVSESVFQLLVDYIYHGTVKLRAEELQEIYEVSDMYQLTSLFEECSRFLARTVQVGNCLQVMWLADRHSDPELYTAAKHCAKTHLAQLQNTEEFLHLPHRLLTDIISDGVPCSQNPTEAIEAWINFNKEEREAFAESLRTSLKEIGENVHIYLIGKESSRTHSLAVSLHCAEDDSISVSGQNSLCHQITAACKHGGDLYVVGGSIPRRMWKCNNATVDWEWCAPLPRDRLQHTLVSVPGKDAIYSLGGKTLQDTLSNAVIYYRVGDNVWTETTQLEVAVSGAAGANLNGIIYLLGGEENDLDFFTKPSRLIQCFDTETDKCHVKPYVLPFAGRMHAAVHKDLVFIVAEGDSLVCYNPLLDSFTRLCLPEAWSSAPSLWKIASCNGSIYVFRDRYKKGDANTYKLDPATSAVTVTRGIKVLLTNLQFVLA is encoded by the exons ATGGAATCACCAGAGGAGCCTGGAGCATCCATGGATGAGAACTACTTTGTGAACTACACTTTCAAAGATCGGTCACATTCAGGCCGTGTGGCTCAAGGCATCATGAAACTGTGTCTAGAGGAGGAGCTCTTTGCTGATGTCACCATTTCGGTGGAAGGCCGGGAGTTTCAGCTCCATCGGCTGGTCCTCTCAGCTCAGAGCTGCTTCTTCCGATCCATGTTCACTTCCAACCTGAAGGAGGCCCACAACCGGGTGATTGTGCTGCAGGATGTCAGCGAGTCTGTTTTCCAGCTCCTGGTTGATTATATCTACCATGGGACTGTGAAACTTCGAGCTGAGGAGTTGCAGGAAATTTATGAGGTGTCAGACATGTATCAGCTGACATCTCTCTTTGAGGAATGCTCTCGGTTTTTGGCCCGCACAGTGCAAGTGGGAAACTGCCTTCAGGTGATGTGGCTGGCAGATCGGCACAGTGATCCTGAGCTCTATACGGCTGCCAAGCACTGTGCCAAGACCCACCTGGCCCAGCTGCAGAATACAGAGGAATTTCTCCACTTGCCCCACCGCTTACTCACAGATATCATCTCGG ATGGAGTTCCGTGTTCTCAGAACCCAACAGAGGCAATAGAAGCCTGGATCAACTTtaataaagaggaaagagaggctTTTGCAGAGTCACTCAGGACAAGCTTGAAG GAAATTGGGGAGAATGTGCACATTTACCTGATTGGGAAAGAGTCATCTCGTACCCACTCGTTGGCTGTGTCCTTGCACTGTGCAGAAGATGACTCCATCAGTGTAAGTGGCCAAAACAGTTTGTGCCACCAGATCACTGCGGCCTGCAAGCATGGTGGAGACTTGTATGTGGTGGGAGGGTCCATCCCACGGCGCATGTGGAAGTGCAACAATGCCACCGTTGACTGGGAGTGGTGTGCTCCTTTGCCTCGGGACCGGCTCCAGCACACCCTGGTGTCTGTGCCCGGGAAAGATGCCATATATTCACTGGGTGGCAAGACACTGCAAGATACCCTCTCCAACGCAGTCATTTATTATCGCGTAGGTGATAATGTGTGGACAGAGACAACTCAGCTAGAGGTGGCTGTGTCAGGGGCTGCTGGTGCCAACCTCAACGGGATCATCTACTTACTAGGGGGGGAGGAGAATGATCTGGACTTCTTTACCAAACCTTCCCGACTCATCCAGTGCtttgacacagagacagacaaatGCCATGTGAAGCCCTATGTGCTGCCCTTTGCAGGCCGCATGCACGCAGCTGTGCATAAAGATCTGGTGTTCATCGTGGCTGAAGGGGACTCCCTGGTGTGCTACAATCCCTTGCTAGACAGCTTCACCCGGCTTTGCCTTCCTGAGGCCTGGAGCTCTGCCCCATCCCTCTGGAAGATTGCCAGCTGTAACGGGAGCATCTATGTCTTCCGGGACCGATATAAAAAGGGGGATGCCAACACCTACAAGCTTGACCCTGCCACTTCAGCCGTAACTGTCACAAGAGGTATTAAGGTGCTGCTTACCAATTTGCAGTTTGTGTTGGCCTAa
- the KBTBD4 gene encoding kelch repeat and BTB domain-containing protein 4 isoform d (isoform d is encoded by transcript variant 5) yields MKGGNAGEKARQADSWQREKLASMESPEEPGASMDENYFVNYTFKDRSHSGRVAQGIMKLCLEEELFADVTISVEGREFQLHRLVLSAQSCFFRSMFTSNLKEAHNRVIVLQDVSESVFQLLVDYIYHGTVKLRAEELQEIYEVSDMYQLTSLFEECSRFLARTVQVGNCLQVMWLADRHSDPELYTAAKHCAKTHLAQLQNTEEFLHLPHRLLTDIISDGVPCSQNPTEAIEAWINFNKEEREAFAESLRTSLKEIGENVHIYLIGKESSRTHSLAVSLHCAEDDSISVSGQNSLCHQITAACKHGGDLYVVGGSIPRRMWKCNNATVDWEWCAPLPRDRLQHTLVSVPGKDAIYSLGGKTLQDTLSNAVIYYRVGDNVWTETTQLEVAVSGAAGANLNGIIYLLGGEENDLDFFTKPSRLIQCFDTETDKCHVKPYVLPFAGRMHAAVHKDLVFIVAEGDSLVCYNPLLDSFTRLCLPEAWSSAPSLWKIASCNGSIYVFRDRYKKGDANTYKLDPATSAVTVTRGIKVLLTNLQFVLA; encoded by the exons ATGAAAGGAGGGAACGCAGGTGAGAAAGCGAGACAGGCAG ACAGCTGGCAGAGAGAGAAGTTGGCTAGCATGGAATCACCAGAGGAGCCTGGAGCATCCATGGATGAGAACTACTTTGTGAACTACACTTTCAAAGATCGGTCACATTCAGGCCGTGTGGCTCAAGGCATCATGAAACTGTGTCTAGAGGAGGAGCTCTTTGCTGATGTCACCATTTCGGTGGAAGGCCGGGAGTTTCAGCTCCATCGGCTGGTCCTCTCAGCTCAGAGCTGCTTCTTCCGATCCATGTTCACTTCCAACCTGAAGGAGGCCCACAACCGGGTGATTGTGCTGCAGGATGTCAGCGAGTCTGTTTTCCAGCTCCTGGTTGATTATATCTACCATGGGACTGTGAAACTTCGAGCTGAGGAGTTGCAGGAAATTTATGAGGTGTCAGACATGTATCAGCTGACATCTCTCTTTGAGGAATGCTCTCGGTTTTTGGCCCGCACAGTGCAAGTGGGAAACTGCCTTCAGGTGATGTGGCTGGCAGATCGGCACAGTGATCCTGAGCTCTATACGGCTGCCAAGCACTGTGCCAAGACCCACCTGGCCCAGCTGCAGAATACAGAGGAATTTCTCCACTTGCCCCACCGCTTACTCACAGATATCATCTCGG ATGGAGTTCCGTGTTCTCAGAACCCAACAGAGGCAATAGAAGCCTGGATCAACTTtaataaagaggaaagagaggctTTTGCAGAGTCACTCAGGACAAGCTTGAAG GAAATTGGGGAGAATGTGCACATTTACCTGATTGGGAAAGAGTCATCTCGTACCCACTCGTTGGCTGTGTCCTTGCACTGTGCAGAAGATGACTCCATCAGTGTAAGTGGCCAAAACAGTTTGTGCCACCAGATCACTGCGGCCTGCAAGCATGGTGGAGACTTGTATGTGGTGGGAGGGTCCATCCCACGGCGCATGTGGAAGTGCAACAATGCCACCGTTGACTGGGAGTGGTGTGCTCCTTTGCCTCGGGACCGGCTCCAGCACACCCTGGTGTCTGTGCCCGGGAAAGATGCCATATATTCACTGGGTGGCAAGACACTGCAAGATACCCTCTCCAACGCAGTCATTTATTATCGCGTAGGTGATAATGTGTGGACAGAGACAACTCAGCTAGAGGTGGCTGTGTCAGGGGCTGCTGGTGCCAACCTCAACGGGATCATCTACTTACTAGGGGGGGAGGAGAATGATCTGGACTTCTTTACCAAACCTTCCCGACTCATCCAGTGCtttgacacagagacagacaaatGCCATGTGAAGCCCTATGTGCTGCCCTTTGCAGGCCGCATGCACGCAGCTGTGCATAAAGATCTGGTGTTCATCGTGGCTGAAGGGGACTCCCTGGTGTGCTACAATCCCTTGCTAGACAGCTTCACCCGGCTTTGCCTTCCTGAGGCCTGGAGCTCTGCCCCATCCCTCTGGAAGATTGCCAGCTGTAACGGGAGCATCTATGTCTTCCGGGACCGATATAAAAAGGGGGATGCCAACACCTACAAGCTTGACCCTGCCACTTCAGCCGTAACTGTCACAAGAGGTATTAAGGTGCTGCTTACCAATTTGCAGTTTGTGTTGGCCTAa
- the KBTBD4 gene encoding kelch repeat and BTB domain-containing protein 4 isoform a (isoform a is encoded by transcript variant 1), producing MKGGNADSWQREKLASMESPEEPGASMDENYFVNYTFKDRSHSGRVAQGIMKLCLEEELFADVTISVEGREFQLHRLVLSAQSCFFRSMFTSNLKEAHNRVIVLQDVSESVFQLLVDYIYHGTVKLRAEELQEIYEVSDMYQLTSLFEECSRFLARTVQVGNCLQVMWLADRHSDPELYTAAKHCAKTHLAQLQNTEEFLHLPHRLLTDIISDGVPCSQNPTEAIEAWINFNKEEREAFAESLRTSLKEIGENVHIYLIGKESSRTHSLAVSLHCAEDDSISVSGQNSLCHQITAACKHGGDLYVVGGSIPRRMWKCNNATVDWEWCAPLPRDRLQHTLVSVPGKDAIYSLGGKTLQDTLSNAVIYYRVGDNVWTETTQLEVAVSGAAGANLNGIIYLLGGEENDLDFFTKPSRLIQCFDTETDKCHVKPYVLPFAGRMHAAVHKDLVFIVAEGDSLVCYNPLLDSFTRLCLPEAWSSAPSLWKIASCNGSIYVFRDRYKKGDANTYKLDPATSAVTVTRGIKVLLTNLQFVLA from the exons ATGAAAGGAGGGAACGCAG ACAGCTGGCAGAGAGAGAAGTTGGCTAGCATGGAATCACCAGAGGAGCCTGGAGCATCCATGGATGAGAACTACTTTGTGAACTACACTTTCAAAGATCGGTCACATTCAGGCCGTGTGGCTCAAGGCATCATGAAACTGTGTCTAGAGGAGGAGCTCTTTGCTGATGTCACCATTTCGGTGGAAGGCCGGGAGTTTCAGCTCCATCGGCTGGTCCTCTCAGCTCAGAGCTGCTTCTTCCGATCCATGTTCACTTCCAACCTGAAGGAGGCCCACAACCGGGTGATTGTGCTGCAGGATGTCAGCGAGTCTGTTTTCCAGCTCCTGGTTGATTATATCTACCATGGGACTGTGAAACTTCGAGCTGAGGAGTTGCAGGAAATTTATGAGGTGTCAGACATGTATCAGCTGACATCTCTCTTTGAGGAATGCTCTCGGTTTTTGGCCCGCACAGTGCAAGTGGGAAACTGCCTTCAGGTGATGTGGCTGGCAGATCGGCACAGTGATCCTGAGCTCTATACGGCTGCCAAGCACTGTGCCAAGACCCACCTGGCCCAGCTGCAGAATACAGAGGAATTTCTCCACTTGCCCCACCGCTTACTCACAGATATCATCTCGG ATGGAGTTCCGTGTTCTCAGAACCCAACAGAGGCAATAGAAGCCTGGATCAACTTtaataaagaggaaagagaggctTTTGCAGAGTCACTCAGGACAAGCTTGAAG GAAATTGGGGAGAATGTGCACATTTACCTGATTGGGAAAGAGTCATCTCGTACCCACTCGTTGGCTGTGTCCTTGCACTGTGCAGAAGATGACTCCATCAGTGTAAGTGGCCAAAACAGTTTGTGCCACCAGATCACTGCGGCCTGCAAGCATGGTGGAGACTTGTATGTGGTGGGAGGGTCCATCCCACGGCGCATGTGGAAGTGCAACAATGCCACCGTTGACTGGGAGTGGTGTGCTCCTTTGCCTCGGGACCGGCTCCAGCACACCCTGGTGTCTGTGCCCGGGAAAGATGCCATATATTCACTGGGTGGCAAGACACTGCAAGATACCCTCTCCAACGCAGTCATTTATTATCGCGTAGGTGATAATGTGTGGACAGAGACAACTCAGCTAGAGGTGGCTGTGTCAGGGGCTGCTGGTGCCAACCTCAACGGGATCATCTACTTACTAGGGGGGGAGGAGAATGATCTGGACTTCTTTACCAAACCTTCCCGACTCATCCAGTGCtttgacacagagacagacaaatGCCATGTGAAGCCCTATGTGCTGCCCTTTGCAGGCCGCATGCACGCAGCTGTGCATAAAGATCTGGTGTTCATCGTGGCTGAAGGGGACTCCCTGGTGTGCTACAATCCCTTGCTAGACAGCTTCACCCGGCTTTGCCTTCCTGAGGCCTGGAGCTCTGCCCCATCCCTCTGGAAGATTGCCAGCTGTAACGGGAGCATCTATGTCTTCCGGGACCGATATAAAAAGGGGGATGCCAACACCTACAAGCTTGACCCTGCCACTTCAGCCGTAACTGTCACAAGAGGTATTAAGGTGCTGCTTACCAATTTGCAGTTTGTGTTGGCCTAa
- the KBTBD4 gene encoding kelch repeat and BTB domain-containing protein 4 isoform g (isoform g is encoded by transcript variant 9) — MKGGNAGYSRWCCFADSWQREKLASMESPEEPGASMDENYFVNYTFKDRSHSGRVAQGIMKLCLEEELFADVTISVEGREFQLHRLVLSAQSCFFRSMFTSNLKEAHNRVIVLQDVSESVFQLLVDYIYHGTVKLRAEELQEIYEVSDMYQLTSLFEECSRFLARTVQVGNCLQVMWLADRHSDPELYTAAKHCAKTHLAQLQNTEEFLHLPHRLLTDIISDGVPCSQNPTEAIEAWINFNKEEREAFAESLRTSLKEIGENVHIYLIGKESSRTHSLAVSLHCAEDDSISVSGQNSLCHQITAACKHGGDLYVVGGSIPRRMWKCNNATVDWEWCAPLPRDRLQHTLVSVPGKDAIYSLGGKTLQDTLSNAVIYYRVGDNVWTETTQLEVAVSGAAGANLNGIIYLLGGEENDLDFFTKPSRLIQCFDTETDKCHVKPYVLPFAGRMHAAVHKDLVFIVAEGDSLVCYNPLLDSFTRLCLPEAWSSAPSLWKIASCNGSIYVFRDRYKKGDANTYKLDPATSAVTVTRGIKVLLTNLQFVLA; from the exons ATGAAAGGAGGGAACGCAG GTTACTCAAGATGGTGTTGCTTTGCAGACAGCTGGCAGAGAGAGAAGTTGGCTAGCATGGAATCACCAGAGGAGCCTGGAGCATCCATGGATGAGAACTACTTTGTGAACTACACTTTCAAAGATCGGTCACATTCAGGCCGTGTGGCTCAAGGCATCATGAAACTGTGTCTAGAGGAGGAGCTCTTTGCTGATGTCACCATTTCGGTGGAAGGCCGGGAGTTTCAGCTCCATCGGCTGGTCCTCTCAGCTCAGAGCTGCTTCTTCCGATCCATGTTCACTTCCAACCTGAAGGAGGCCCACAACCGGGTGATTGTGCTGCAGGATGTCAGCGAGTCTGTTTTCCAGCTCCTGGTTGATTATATCTACCATGGGACTGTGAAACTTCGAGCTGAGGAGTTGCAGGAAATTTATGAGGTGTCAGACATGTATCAGCTGACATCTCTCTTTGAGGAATGCTCTCGGTTTTTGGCCCGCACAGTGCAAGTGGGAAACTGCCTTCAGGTGATGTGGCTGGCAGATCGGCACAGTGATCCTGAGCTCTATACGGCTGCCAAGCACTGTGCCAAGACCCACCTGGCCCAGCTGCAGAATACAGAGGAATTTCTCCACTTGCCCCACCGCTTACTCACAGATATCATCTCGG ATGGAGTTCCGTGTTCTCAGAACCCAACAGAGGCAATAGAAGCCTGGATCAACTTtaataaagaggaaagagaggctTTTGCAGAGTCACTCAGGACAAGCTTGAAG GAAATTGGGGAGAATGTGCACATTTACCTGATTGGGAAAGAGTCATCTCGTACCCACTCGTTGGCTGTGTCCTTGCACTGTGCAGAAGATGACTCCATCAGTGTAAGTGGCCAAAACAGTTTGTGCCACCAGATCACTGCGGCCTGCAAGCATGGTGGAGACTTGTATGTGGTGGGAGGGTCCATCCCACGGCGCATGTGGAAGTGCAACAATGCCACCGTTGACTGGGAGTGGTGTGCTCCTTTGCCTCGGGACCGGCTCCAGCACACCCTGGTGTCTGTGCCCGGGAAAGATGCCATATATTCACTGGGTGGCAAGACACTGCAAGATACCCTCTCCAACGCAGTCATTTATTATCGCGTAGGTGATAATGTGTGGACAGAGACAACTCAGCTAGAGGTGGCTGTGTCAGGGGCTGCTGGTGCCAACCTCAACGGGATCATCTACTTACTAGGGGGGGAGGAGAATGATCTGGACTTCTTTACCAAACCTTCCCGACTCATCCAGTGCtttgacacagagacagacaaatGCCATGTGAAGCCCTATGTGCTGCCCTTTGCAGGCCGCATGCACGCAGCTGTGCATAAAGATCTGGTGTTCATCGTGGCTGAAGGGGACTCCCTGGTGTGCTACAATCCCTTGCTAGACAGCTTCACCCGGCTTTGCCTTCCTGAGGCCTGGAGCTCTGCCCCATCCCTCTGGAAGATTGCCAGCTGTAACGGGAGCATCTATGTCTTCCGGGACCGATATAAAAAGGGGGATGCCAACACCTACAAGCTTGACCCTGCCACTTCAGCCGTAACTGTCACAAGAGGTATTAAGGTGCTGCTTACCAATTTGCAGTTTGTGTTGGCCTAa
- the KBTBD4 gene encoding kelch repeat and BTB domain-containing protein 4 isoform f (isoform f is encoded by transcript variant 13) produces MKGGNAVGQLDSQTMAVNSSGYSRWCCFADSWQREKLASMESPEEPGASMDENYFVNYTFKDRSHSGRVAQGIMKLCLEEELFADVTISVEGREFQLHRLVLSAQSCFFRSMFTSNLKEAHNRVIVLQDVSESVFQLLVDYIYHGTVKLRAEELQEIYEVSDMYQLTSLFEECSRFLARTVQVGNCLQVMWLADRHSDPELYTAAKHCAKTHLAQLQNTEEFLHLPHRLLTDIISDGVPCSQNPTEAIEAWINFNKEEREAFAESLRTSLKEIGENVHIYLIGKESSRTHSLAVSLHCAEDDSISVSGQNSLCHQITAACKHGGDLYVVGGSIPRRMWKCNNATVDWEWCAPLPRDRLQHTLVSVPGKDAIYSLGGKTLQDTLSNAVIYYRVGDNVWTETTQLEVAVSGAAGANLNGIIYLLGGEENDLDFFTKPSRLIQCFDTETDKCHVKPYVLPFAGRMHAAVHKDLVFIVAEGDSLVCYNPLLDSFTRLCLPEAWSSAPSLWKIASCNGSIYVFRDRYKKGDANTYKLDPATSAVTVTRGIKVLLTNLQFVLA; encoded by the exons ATGAAAGGAGGGAACGCAG TTGGACAGTTGGATTCACAGACTATGGCTGTGAATTCCTCAGGTTACTCAAGATGGTGTTGCTTTGCAGACAGCTGGCAGAGAGAGAAGTTGGCTAGCATGGAATCACCAGAGGAGCCTGGAGCATCCATGGATGAGAACTACTTTGTGAACTACACTTTCAAAGATCGGTCACATTCAGGCCGTGTGGCTCAAGGCATCATGAAACTGTGTCTAGAGGAGGAGCTCTTTGCTGATGTCACCATTTCGGTGGAAGGCCGGGAGTTTCAGCTCCATCGGCTGGTCCTCTCAGCTCAGAGCTGCTTCTTCCGATCCATGTTCACTTCCAACCTGAAGGAGGCCCACAACCGGGTGATTGTGCTGCAGGATGTCAGCGAGTCTGTTTTCCAGCTCCTGGTTGATTATATCTACCATGGGACTGTGAAACTTCGAGCTGAGGAGTTGCAGGAAATTTATGAGGTGTCAGACATGTATCAGCTGACATCTCTCTTTGAGGAATGCTCTCGGTTTTTGGCCCGCACAGTGCAAGTGGGAAACTGCCTTCAGGTGATGTGGCTGGCAGATCGGCACAGTGATCCTGAGCTCTATACGGCTGCCAAGCACTGTGCCAAGACCCACCTGGCCCAGCTGCAGAATACAGAGGAATTTCTCCACTTGCCCCACCGCTTACTCACAGATATCATCTCGG ATGGAGTTCCGTGTTCTCAGAACCCAACAGAGGCAATAGAAGCCTGGATCAACTTtaataaagaggaaagagaggctTTTGCAGAGTCACTCAGGACAAGCTTGAAG GAAATTGGGGAGAATGTGCACATTTACCTGATTGGGAAAGAGTCATCTCGTACCCACTCGTTGGCTGTGTCCTTGCACTGTGCAGAAGATGACTCCATCAGTGTAAGTGGCCAAAACAGTTTGTGCCACCAGATCACTGCGGCCTGCAAGCATGGTGGAGACTTGTATGTGGTGGGAGGGTCCATCCCACGGCGCATGTGGAAGTGCAACAATGCCACCGTTGACTGGGAGTGGTGTGCTCCTTTGCCTCGGGACCGGCTCCAGCACACCCTGGTGTCTGTGCCCGGGAAAGATGCCATATATTCACTGGGTGGCAAGACACTGCAAGATACCCTCTCCAACGCAGTCATTTATTATCGCGTAGGTGATAATGTGTGGACAGAGACAACTCAGCTAGAGGTGGCTGTGTCAGGGGCTGCTGGTGCCAACCTCAACGGGATCATCTACTTACTAGGGGGGGAGGAGAATGATCTGGACTTCTTTACCAAACCTTCCCGACTCATCCAGTGCtttgacacagagacagacaaatGCCATGTGAAGCCCTATGTGCTGCCCTTTGCAGGCCGCATGCACGCAGCTGTGCATAAAGATCTGGTGTTCATCGTGGCTGAAGGGGACTCCCTGGTGTGCTACAATCCCTTGCTAGACAGCTTCACCCGGCTTTGCCTTCCTGAGGCCTGGAGCTCTGCCCCATCCCTCTGGAAGATTGCCAGCTGTAACGGGAGCATCTATGTCTTCCGGGACCGATATAAAAAGGGGGATGCCAACACCTACAAGCTTGACCCTGCCACTTCAGCCGTAACTGTCACAAGAGGTATTAAGGTGCTGCTTACCAATTTGCAGTTTGTGTTGGCCTAa